A window of Verrucomicrobiia bacterium contains these coding sequences:
- a CDS encoding aminotransferase class IV encodes MLQSFNKKNRDLLININGKLMPRHEAAISPFDSVVQGGDAVWEGLRLYDGRIFKLTEHLDRLRESAQALAFGQIPPRASIIGEIKRTLAANRMTDGVHIRLTLSRGVKITSGMDPRLNQSGPTLIILAEHKPPVYGSGGLKLITSALRRFPPDCLDPKIHHNNLLQSILAKVQANIAGADDALLLDLRGFVAETNATNVFLVKGPEVLTPRAVACPEGITRATVLALCRDHAIPHAQRDLSLTEFYRADEMFCTGTMGELASVISLDGRLIGSGQTGPMTARLSKLSRQLTRIEGVQVVDLGGRRIKKRPSH; translated from the coding sequence ATGTTGCAGAGCTTTAACAAAAAAAACCGTGACCTGCTGATCAACATCAATGGCAAGCTCATGCCTCGCCACGAGGCCGCCATCAGCCCGTTCGATTCGGTGGTCCAGGGCGGCGATGCCGTTTGGGAAGGATTGCGCCTTTACGATGGAAGGATTTTCAAGCTCACCGAACATCTCGACCGATTGCGCGAAAGCGCCCAGGCTCTGGCCTTCGGGCAAATACCCCCTCGCGCCAGCATCATCGGCGAGATCAAGCGCACCCTGGCTGCCAACCGCATGACCGACGGCGTGCATATCCGCCTGACGCTCTCCCGGGGTGTGAAGATCACTTCCGGCATGGACCCCCGGCTCAACCAGTCCGGCCCCACCCTGATAATCCTGGCGGAACATAAACCACCGGTCTATGGCAGCGGCGGCCTCAAGCTCATCACCAGCGCCCTGCGCCGTTTTCCACCCGATTGCCTGGACCCAAAAATCCATCATAACAACCTGCTGCAGTCCATCCTGGCCAAGGTCCAGGCCAATATTGCCGGGGCCGATGACGCGCTCTTGCTGGACCTGCGCGGGTTCGTGGCCGAAACCAACGCGACCAACGTGTTTCTGGTCAAGGGACCCGAGGTGCTCACGCCCAGGGCGGTCGCCTGTCCCGAAGGCATCACCCGCGCCACGGTGCTCGCCTTGTGCCGCGACCACGCCATCCCCCATGCCCAACGCGACCTGTCGCTGACCGAGTTTTACCGCGCCGACGAGATGTTCTGCACAGGGACGATGGGCGAATTGGCTTCTGTCATCAGCTTGGACGGGCGGCTTATCGGCAGCGGCCAAACCGGTCCTATGACCGCGCGCTTGAGCAAGTTGTCTCGTCAATTGACCCGCATAGAAGGTGTGCAAGTGGTGGACTTGGGAGGCCGCCGGATCAAGAAACGACCGAGCCATTAA